A window from Drosophila nasuta strain 15112-1781.00 chromosome 3, ASM2355853v1, whole genome shotgun sequence encodes these proteins:
- the LOC132794424 gene encoding small ribosomal subunit protein uS9, whose amino-acid sequence MQQKRREPVQAVQVFGRKKTATAVAYCKRGNGLLKVNGRPLDQIEPKVLQYKLQEPLLLLGKEKFAGVDIRVRVSGGGHVAQIYAIRQAISKALVAFYQKYVDEASKKEIKDILVQYDRTLLVGDPRRCEPKKFGGPGARARYQKSYR is encoded by the exons ATGCAGCAAAAG cgCAGAGAACCCGTGCAGGCCGTTCAAGTCTTCGGACGCAAG AAAACCGCCACTGCCGTTGCTTACTGCAAGCGTGGCAATGGACTCTTGAAGGTGAACGGACGTCCTCTGGACCAGATTGAACCCAAAGTTCTGCAATACAAACTGCAGGAGCCCCTCTTGTTGCTCGGCAAG GAGAAATTCGCCGGCGTCGACATCCGCGTGCGCGTCAGCGGTGGTGGTCACGTAGCTCAGATCTACGCCATCCGTCAGGCTATTTCCAAGGCCCTCGTTGCCTTCTACCAGAAAT ATGTCGATGAGGCCTCCAAGAAGGAAATCAAGGACATCCTTGTCCAATACGACAGAACTCTGCTGGTTGGCGATCCACGTCGCTGCGAGCCCAAGAAGTTCGGCGGTCCAGGTGCCCGTGCTCGTTACCAGAAGTCGTACCGTTAA